GAGCATTTCTTTGTATTTTTCGCCCTTAGCCTTTTCTTCGTCAACAACCTTTTGAGGTGCTTTTGCCACAAATCCGGCATTGCCGAGTTTGCCCTCAACGCGCTTTATTTCGGACAAAAGATGTTCTTTTTCCTTTTTAAGACGTTCTTTTTCGGCGGAAATATCAACCAAATCGCCGAACGGAATAAATATTTTCGCGTTGTCAACAACGGTTGTAACCGCGTTTTCGGGTATGCCGTCCTCATTTTCCGCAACGACGGTTTCAAGGCTTGACGCGAGCTTTTCAAAGAACACTTCACAGCCTTTGAAAATTTCGGGCTTATCGGTAACGATAAATACTTTTGCTCTTCTCGACGGAACAACATTCATTTTGGTTCTTACGTTTCTTATGCTCTTTATAGCCTCCATAATGTTTTCCATCTGTTCTTCCTCTTTGTCGAACGAGAATTTCTCGCTCGCCTCGGGCCATTTAGAAATCATAATGCTTTCTTCGCCCGTGGGAAGATGCGTGAAAATTTCTTCTGTTATAAACGGCATAAATGGGTGCAAAAGTTTTAACGTGTTAACCAAAACATATGCAAGCACGCTCTGCGCGGTTTCGTAAGATTTGCCGTCTTTTTCGTAAAGACGCGGTTTTACAAGCTCAATATACCAGTCGCAGTAATCGTCCCAGATAAAGTCGTAAAGCTTTGCCGCGGCAACGCCGAGTTCAAACTTTTCGAGGTTTGCCGACACCGCTTTAACAAGCTTGTTATACTTGCTTAAAATCCATTTATCTTCAATTTTGAGGTCGTCAAGGCTCGGAAGTTCGATTTTGTCAATGCTCAAATTCATAAGCAAAAATCTCGACGCATTCCAGATTTTATTTGCAAAGTTTCTGTTTGCCTCAACTCTCGACTCGTAATAACGCATATCATTTCCGGGCGAATTTCCCGTTACGAGTGTAAATCGGAGCGCGTCCGCGCCGTACTGCTCGATAACCTTTAACGGGTCAATGCCGTTGCCGAGCGATTTTGACATCTTTCTGCCCTGACTGTCGCGGACAATACCGTGAATGAACACGTGTTCAAACGGCGCTTTTCCTGTGTGTTCGCACGCCGAGAAAATCATACGGGCAACCCAGAAGAAAATTATGTCGTAACCCGTAACAAGCACGCTTGTGGGATAGAAATAGTCCAAATCTTCGGTTTTTTCGGGCCAGCCGAGCGTTGAGAACGGCCAGAGCGCCGAGCTGAACCAGGTATCAAGAACGTCCTCGTCCTGCGTCATATGACCCCCGCATTTGGGGCATACGTCAACGTCGGTTTTCGATACAACCGTTTCACCGCATTTGTCGCAGTAGAATGCCGGTATTCTATGTCCCCACCAAAGCTGACGCGAAATGCACCAGTCGTGGATATTTTCCATCCAGTTAAGATATATTTTTGAAAAACTGTCGGGAACAAATTTAACTTCTTTGTCTTTTACGACTCTGATTGCCTCTTTTGCAAGGGGCGCCATTTTAACAAACCACTGTTTTGATGTTATCGGCTCAACGGTCGTCGAGCAGCGGTAGCACTGACCTACATTGTGCTTGTGTTCCTCAACTTTTACCAAAAGACCGAGTTTATCCAAATCGTCAACCATCGCTTTGCGCGCCTCGTAGCGGTCCATACCCTCGTATTTTCCGCCGTACGAATTTATGGTTGCGTCGTCGTTCAAAACCTTAATCTGTTCAAGATTGTGTCTTAAACCGACTTCAAAATCGTTCGGGTCGTGCGCAGGCGTAATTTTAACCGCGCCTGTACCGAAATCTTTGTCAACGTATTCGTCCGCGATAACGGGAATTTCACGGTTAACAAGCGGAAGAATAAGCATTTTTCCGACTAAATTTTTGTATCTTTCGTCATCGGGATGAACCGCAACGGCAGTATCGCCTAGGAGCGTTTCGGGACGTGTTGTCGCAATTATAACATACTCGTCGCTGTCCTTAACTGGATACTTGATGTGCCAGAAATGACCTTCCTGCTCGGTGTATTCAACCTCCGCGTCCGAAAGTGCGGTTGTGCAGTGCGGACACCAGTTTATAATTCTCGAACCCTGATAGATAAAACCTTTATTGTAAAGGTTTACAAAAACCTCGCGCACAGCTTTGGAACAACCCTCGTCCATAGTAAAGCGTTCTCTGTCCCAGTCGCACGACGAGCCGAGTTTTTTAAGCTGATTTATAATTCTCGAACCGTATAATTTTTTCCAGTCCCAAACTTTTTCAAGGAATTTTTCGCGTCCCAAATCGTAACGTGTAATTCCCTGCTCGTTTCTTAAAGTTTCCTCAACTTTAATCTGCGTGGCGATACCTGCATGGTCTGTTCCGGGAATCCAAAGCGCGGAATAACCCATCATACGTTTGTATCTTATCAAAATATCCTGAAGTGTTTCGTCAAGCGCGTGTCCCATATGTAGCTGACCTGTTACATTCGGGGGCGGAATAACGATAGTAAACGGTTTTTTATCGGGATCCGCTTTAGCGCTGAAATATTTTTTATCAACCCAGTTTGAGTATATTCTGTCCTCAACCTCCTGCGGATTGTATACCTTTGCGATTTCTTTCACTTTTAAAAATCCTCCCTAGCCGAAAGACAGTCTTTGCTGCCTATCCGATTTTAAATATTATTATTGCTCCGATAAGCACCAGAACAAAGCCTGCCAGTTTAACCATACCTGTATATTTTTTGTCTGTATCGTCCTTTTTTATAACATCTTCAACGATTTTTTTTGCACCGTACGAAATAACCGCTCCGATTACAAGAAGAACGAAAGCTAAAATTTTCATAGTCACACTCCCGTGTTTTTGTTTGAATTTGTATTTTGCGACACTTGATTTGCCTTAACCGTGACAAAACTTATGCAGTACGTTATAAACGCGCACGCCATTGAAATGACCACAACTACCGAGAAAATATCTATAAATTTTCCGAGGCACATTGCGTCCACCAACAGCAAAAACGTTAAAAACGCCGCAAGCTTGCCGAAAAAGTTTGACGGAATGATGATTTTTTCCTTTTTGTAAATAAAACTGCCCGAAAAAATCATAACAAGCTCTTTTACCAGCACAAAATACAAAAACCAACCGCTTAAATTTCCCGTTGCAACAAGGGTTGCAACGACGGTTATAACCATACATTTGTCCGCCGCGGGATCAAGCATTTTGCCGAGCGCCGTAATCATATTGAATTTTCGTGCTATAAATCCGTCCGCAACATCGAGAAGCATTGCAAAAACAAATATGCAAAGCGCCGTAAAATGTGCGTTTTCCATTCCCGAAAAATACACAATCGGGAAAACGGGAACAAGCAAAAATCTTATCGTTGTAAGAATATTAGGTATAGTCAAAAAATTCCCACCTTAAAATTTGTCAGATTGACATTTTCTTAACCAATTCAAGCATTTCAGGCTCGATATTTTTGGTCATTTCAAGTGCTTCGTTAATTTCTATATCAACAATTTTTCCGTTCTGCTGTGCAATTATGCGGTTAATCGTACCGTTTGCAAGAAGGTCGGCAGCATAACTTCCCATTTTTGTAGCGGTAACTCTGTCGATAAGCGTGGGGCTTCCTCCGCGCTGAACGTAACCGAGAACGGTTGCTCTCGTTTCAATTCCCGTTGCCTCTTCGATGTTTTTGCAAAGCTCAAATGTTTCGCCTACGCCCTCGGAAACAACGATAATGTAATGCGATTTGCCTCTGTTTCTGCCCTCTATAACGGTTTTCTTGATTTCGTCCAAATCGTAAGGAGCCTCGGGGATAATAACCGCCTCCGCACCGTTTGCAACCGCAAGGTTAACGGGGATATATCCTGCATTTCTGCCCATAACCTCAACAACCGAGCATCTTTCGTGGCTGGACGCAGTATCTCTGATTTTGTCAATCGCCTGCATAGCGGTATTAAGCGCCGTATCGTAACCGATTGTGTATTCGGTGCAGCCTATGTCGTTATCGATTGTTCCGGGAATGCCGATAGTGGGCAATCCCGCATTTGCAAGCGCTCTTGCACCTTTATACGAACCGTCGCCGCCGATAACCACAAGCGCGTCAATACCGAAAATTCTTGCAACTTCAACCGCTTTTTTTATGCCCTCTTCGGTTGCAAAGCTTTTGCTTCTCGCGGTCTGCAAAAATGTACCGCCCCTTTGAAGAATATCAGAAACGGAACGCGAATTAAGCTCCTCGATTTCGCCTCTCAAAAGACCGTGGTAACCGCGTCTTACACCCATAACTTTCATACCGTGGCACATTGCACCGCGTGCAACCGCTCTTATAGCCGCGTTCATACCGGGTGCGTCGCCGCCCGAAGTAAGTACGCCGATAGTTTTAATCTCTTTCATTGTCATCATTTCCTTTCAGCCTGCATATTAAACAGAAAATTTTTTAACGTGTGGTAATTTCGCCGTGTTTTGTATAAATTACGGCATTGCCTTTAACTTTCATAGCGGTTGTGGTTTCGGTAAACTGTGCAATGAAAACCTCGCCCTCCGAAAGCATTTCGGTGTGATGAAATTTCGTGTCGCGTCCGCTTGTAAGACCCGTAATGCTCACGCCGTCTTTGAGCGCTTTGACAACTACATAATCAAAATTATCCATTTTCGTAATTCTCCAATCTAAAAAATCACTATATTCTATAATTTTACAACATTTTCTAAAAAAAATCAACAGTTATTTTACTTTTACGTTATCTTTACCGAAAATTTTTTCCGCGTCACTTAAAAATGATGTGCAAATGTGCACATTTTGACCGTTTTTTGCACTGTAAACCATATTTTTTTCCTCCACAAAAACCGCAAGGTGCGAACTTCCGCGGTATTTCTCCGCAAGACTTTTAACTTTTGAAAGCTCGTTTTCGGTTTTTATGCGTATATACACCGTCTGCGCACCGGGAACGATGTAATTTTCGGCTTTGGTTACATTTTTCACTATAAGGTTTAAATTATCGTTGTAGTCAAACGAAACCTCGGCGTCGATAACCGCAATGTTTCCGACGTAAAATTCACTTTGAAAACGCTCCAGAATATTCGGAAAAACAACCGCCTCGCACGACGAAACAAAATCCTCAATTTCCGCCGTTGCCATAACCGTTCCTTTGGACGTTTTTTTGCGCGTGATTTTTGAAATCATAACGCCGACGCGCACGCTTTGCCCGTCTTTGTATCTTTCTTCGGTTATCTCCGAAATCGGCACACACCGCGCAGTTTCAAACTTTCTGCGGAATTTATCGAGAGGATGCCCCGAAAAATAAATTCCCGAAAGCTCCTTTTCAAACAAGAGCTTATCTGACAAAGAAAAATCGGCTTCGGGCGGAAAATTATCCGCGCAAACGCTTTGTTCCGCCGCCGTGTCAAACATTGTAAACTGCCCCAACGCCGTATTTCTGCCGGTTCTTACCGCACTTTCGATAATATCGGCGCTGTTTATCAAAATCTGCCGTCTGTTCGGATTTATGCTGTCAAACGCACCGCATTTTATAAGGCTTTCAACCGCTTTTTTGTTTAATGCCGTTCCCATAACGTTGCAAAAATCCGTAAACGACACAAACTTTTTCGTGCGCCGTTTTTCGATTTCCTCGGCAAAAACACCACCTACACCCTTTATCGACGAGAGCGAAAAACGCACATTATTTCCGCTCACGGTAAAGTCCGCACCGCTTTCGTTTATGTCGGGCGGAAGAATTTTTATTCCGTATTTTTTGTATTCTTCAATATATTCAGCCTGCTTTGCCGAAAAACAGTTTTTCAAAAGCGCAACAAGATAAACCGCACGGTAATAGTATTTTAAATATGCCGTCTGATATAC
The window above is part of the Qingrenia yutianensis genome. Proteins encoded here:
- the pfkA gene encoding 6-phosphofructokinase is translated as MKEIKTIGVLTSGGDAPGMNAAIRAVARGAMCHGMKVMGVRRGYHGLLRGEIEELNSRSVSDILQRGGTFLQTARSKSFATEEGIKKAVEVARIFGIDALVVIGGDGSYKGARALANAGLPTIGIPGTIDNDIGCTEYTIGYDTALNTAMQAIDKIRDTASSHERCSVVEVMGRNAGYIPVNLAVANGAEAVIIPEAPYDLDEIKKTVIEGRNRGKSHYIIVVSEGVGETFELCKNIEEATGIETRATVLGYVQRGGSPTLIDRVTATKMGSYAADLLANGTINRIIAQQNGKIVDIEINEALEMTKNIEPEMLELVKKMSI
- the mtrB gene encoding trp RNA-binding attenuation protein MtrB codes for the protein MDNFDYVVVKALKDGVSITGLTSGRDTKFHHTEMLSEGEVFIAQFTETTTAMKVKGNAVIYTKHGEITTR
- a CDS encoding CDP-alcohol phosphatidyltransferase family protein → MTIPNILTTIRFLLVPVFPIVYFSGMENAHFTALCIFVFAMLLDVADGFIARKFNMITALGKMLDPAADKCMVITVVATLVATGNLSGWFLYFVLVKELVMIFSGSFIYKKEKIIIPSNFFGKLAAFLTFLLLVDAMCLGKFIDIFSVVVVISMACAFITYCISFVTVKANQVSQNTNSNKNTGV
- a CDS encoding valine--tRNA ligase; translation: MKEIAKVYNPQEVEDRIYSNWVDKKYFSAKADPDKKPFTIVIPPPNVTGQLHMGHALDETLQDILIRYKRMMGYSALWIPGTDHAGIATQIKVEETLRNEQGITRYDLGREKFLEKVWDWKKLYGSRIINQLKKLGSSCDWDRERFTMDEGCSKAVREVFVNLYNKGFIYQGSRIINWCPHCTTALSDAEVEYTEQEGHFWHIKYPVKDSDEYVIIATTRPETLLGDTAVAVHPDDERYKNLVGKMLILPLVNREIPVIADEYVDKDFGTGAVKITPAHDPNDFEVGLRHNLEQIKVLNDDATINSYGGKYEGMDRYEARKAMVDDLDKLGLLVKVEEHKHNVGQCYRCSTTVEPITSKQWFVKMAPLAKEAIRVVKDKEVKFVPDSFSKIYLNWMENIHDWCISRQLWWGHRIPAFYCDKCGETVVSKTDVDVCPKCGGHMTQDEDVLDTWFSSALWPFSTLGWPEKTEDLDYFYPTSVLVTGYDIIFFWVARMIFSACEHTGKAPFEHVFIHGIVRDSQGRKMSKSLGNGIDPLKVIEQYGADALRFTLVTGNSPGNDMRYYESRVEANRNFANKIWNASRFLLMNLSIDKIELPSLDDLKIEDKWILSKYNKLVKAVSANLEKFELGVAAAKLYDFIWDDYCDWYIELVKPRLYEKDGKSYETAQSVLAYVLVNTLKLLHPFMPFITEEIFTHLPTGEESIMISKWPEASEKFSFDKEEEQMENIMEAIKSIRNVRTKMNVVPSRRAKVFIVTDKPEIFKGCEVFFEKLASSLETVVAENEDGIPENAVTTVVDNAKIFIPFGDLVDISAEKERLKKEKEHLLSEIKRVEGKLGNAGFVAKAPQKVVDEEKAKGEKYKEMLAKVEESLKNLE